In Ostrea edulis chromosome 10, xbOstEdul1.1, whole genome shotgun sequence, one genomic interval encodes:
- the LOC125665520 gene encoding uncharacterized protein LOC125665520, with protein MRWQQFKPSTRLLFGPVFRRSSIGSFVCLFSLHSSHSLFLNHYKEFLALKVHGEAVPLSQNIQDAISEVYKDLMRTNRLSQQQLRKIDVIISKDAVEPFHKGNLSAFSGSFIGLPPSFSCSYSKTDEKCGEENNISERDELHQNSISWDESAVKYAIMKECILTDSHDIQVRTLLQALFLCLYSMTLQWNMYRFRQISVCLLYSVVWSALFGIALIQQWTFYKTYQDKQADEDVVSLGRDYVIGGLSYYNSIMQQSKGPCDWDRDQRSFNEKNHQTYFKKKEFFEIKLKEMNNNTQSMSE; from the exons ATGCGT TGGCAACAGTTTAAACCGTCGACACGCTTATTATTTGGGCCGGTCTTCAGGCGGAGTTCCATTGGTtcgtttgtctgtctgttttcGCTACACTCCTCCCACAGCCTATTTTTAAATCACTACAAAGAATTTCTGGCTCTGAAAGTGCATGGAGAGGCAGTACCCCTCTCCCAGAATATACAGGATGCAATCAGTGAG GTTTACAAGGATTTGATGAGGACAAATAGACTGTCACAACAACAGTTGAGAAAAATTGACGTAATCATTAGCAAGGATGCTGTTGAACCTTTTCACAAGGGAAATTTGTCTGCATTCAGTGGTTCATTCATTGGACTTCCACCCTCATTTTCATGTTCCTATTCAAAGACAGATGAAAAATGTGGTGAGGAAAACAACATTTCAGAGAGAGATGAATTGCATCAAAATTCAATTTCGTGGGATGAGAGTGCAGTGAAATATGCCATTATGAAAGAGTGTATTTTGACAGACTCGCACGATATTCAAGTTCGCACCCTTCTACAAGCGCTGTTTCTGTGTTTGTATTCTATGACTCTGCAGTGGAATATGTaccgatttcgacaaatatCTGTTTGTCTCCTGTACTCTGTTGTTTGGTCTGCTTTGTTTGGAATTGCTCTGATACAACAGTGGACGTTTTACAAGACGTACCAAGACAAACAGGCAGATGAGGATGTTGTTTCGTTAGGGAGAGATTATGTTATAGGAGGGCTTTCTTATTACAATAGCATTATGCAGCAAAGTAAAGGGCCTTGTGATTGGGATAGGGACCAGAGAAGTTTTAATGAAAAGAATCATCAGACTTACTTTAAAAAGAAAGagttttttgaaataaaactgaaaGAAATGAATAACAACACACAGTCCATGAGTGAATGA